In Raphanus sativus cultivar WK10039 chromosome 5, ASM80110v3, whole genome shotgun sequence, the following proteins share a genomic window:
- the LOC108861977 gene encoding uncharacterized protein LOC108861977 isoform X2 yields the protein MNTGWDAWRGFTSSRGQALHKENAKKTKGIIYISFCRVEASSQSTSDSPTTCPRILLSGPAGSEIYQEMLVKVLAENFEAKLMIVDSLLLPGVDQH from the exons ATGAACACTGGATGGGATGCTTGGAGAGGATTCACAAGCTCCCGAGGACAGGCCCTCCACAAAGAAAACGCAAAAAAGACAAAAGGAATTATCTACATATCCTTTTGCAG GGTGGAAGCAAGTTCGCAAAGTACATCAGACTCGCCTACAACGTGTCCCCGTATCTTGCTGTCTGGCCCAGCAG gcTCTGAGATATATCAAGAAATGTTGGTAAAAGTGCTTGCGGAAAATTTTGAGGCCAAGTTGATGATCGTTGATTCTCTTTTGTTGCCTGGg GTGGATCAACATTGA
- the LOC108861977 gene encoding uncharacterized protein LOC108861977 isoform X1: MNTGWDAWRGFTSSRGQALHKENAKKTKGIIYISFCRVEASSQSTSDSPTTCPRILLSGPAGSEIYQEMLVKVLAENFEAKLMIVDSLLLPGGSPAREAESSKEGSRRESSLCLQHKKLMMLIKQVDQH, encoded by the exons ATGAACACTGGATGGGATGCTTGGAGAGGATTCACAAGCTCCCGAGGACAGGCCCTCCACAAAGAAAACGCAAAAAAGACAAAAGGAATTATCTACATATCCTTTTGCAG GGTGGAAGCAAGTTCGCAAAGTACATCAGACTCGCCTACAACGTGTCCCCGTATCTTGCTGTCTGGCCCAGCAG gcTCTGAGATATATCAAGAAATGTTGGTAAAAGTGCTTGCGGAAAATTTTGAGGCCAAGTTGATGATCGTTGATTCTCTTTTGTTGCCTGGg GGATCACCAGCCAGGGAAGCTGAATCTTCTAAAGAAGGTTCTAGGCGTGAAAGCTCTCTATGCTTGCAgcataagaaactaatgatgcTAATAAAACAGGTGGATCAACATTGA